Proteins from one Oscillatoria nigro-viridis PCC 7112 genomic window:
- a CDS encoding CPP1-like family protein: MSEPTPYQLLEVDEDASFDEVQEARTRLAEQYSGDKKRLELLEAAYDAILMDRLRQRQEGKIKVPERIRFPERLTPAPPSFTPSPPSGSPAWLQRLIDTPSRSDILWPAGVYVGLGGLTIYPAANDGLLQLTLALGVGSCLYFVNRKEQKFGRAVLLTVAGLVIGLLLGGFLGSLVSPAFITTEKFIALFTFLILWLVSGFLR, from the coding sequence ATGAGTGAGCCAACTCCCTATCAACTTCTTGAAGTCGATGAAGATGCTTCCTTTGATGAAGTGCAAGAGGCCCGCACGCGCCTAGCTGAGCAGTACAGCGGTGACAAGAAACGTTTGGAATTGCTCGAAGCCGCTTACGACGCGATCCTCATGGATCGCCTGCGGCAGCGACAGGAAGGTAAAATTAAAGTACCCGAACGCATCCGCTTTCCCGAACGGCTGACTCCCGCACCCCCAAGCTTTACTCCGTCTCCTCCTAGTGGCAGCCCAGCTTGGTTGCAGCGGCTAATCGATACTCCTAGTCGATCGGACATTTTGTGGCCGGCTGGGGTGTATGTGGGGTTAGGCGGACTGACTATTTATCCGGCGGCTAATGATGGTTTACTACAGTTGACTCTGGCACTTGGGGTCGGCTCTTGTCTTTATTTTGTTAATCGCAAGGAACAAAAATTTGGTCGCGCCGTGCTGCTGACTGTGGCAGGCTTGGTTATAGGCTTGTTGCTGGGAGGCTTTTTGGGTTCTTTGGTCAGTCCGGCATTTATAACAACAGAGAAATTTATCGCTTTGTTTACGTTTTTAATTCTGTGGCTGGTCAGCGGTTTTCTGCGATAG
- a CDS encoding SDR family oxidoreductase encodes MHDKVVVVVGATGGIGSAVARKLADAGARLVLAARDSSKLDALASELSATEVLCVPTDITDLPQVETLMHKAVEHFGQIDALINAAGAGILKQWNKLEPADLDAMLDLNLKGSFYTSQAAANVMKERKSGHICNVIGILGKHSMAMGTAYCASKFGVVGFSKCMADELRRYGIKFTLFYFGGVDSPFWDNVSLKVDRSKMLTTETAANAIMFALSADPQAVPMEINIQPESHLFF; translated from the coding sequence ATGCACGACAAAGTTGTGGTTGTGGTGGGTGCGACGGGCGGCATCGGTTCAGCGGTGGCCCGCAAACTTGCTGATGCGGGTGCGAGGCTAGTGCTCGCCGCCAGAGACAGCAGTAAGTTAGACGCTTTAGCTAGCGAACTTTCAGCAACAGAGGTACTGTGCGTGCCCACAGATATCACCGATTTACCGCAAGTCGAGACGCTGATGCACAAAGCTGTGGAACATTTCGGACAAATTGATGCCCTTATAAACGCCGCTGGTGCCGGAATTCTCAAGCAGTGGAACAAGTTAGAACCCGCTGATTTAGATGCAATGCTTGACTTGAACTTGAAAGGCAGTTTTTACACGTCTCAAGCAGCGGCGAATGTGATGAAAGAGCGCAAATCCGGCCATATTTGCAATGTCATCGGGATTTTGGGCAAGCATTCGATGGCGATGGGAACGGCTTATTGCGCTTCAAAGTTTGGGGTAGTTGGTTTCAGCAAGTGCATGGCAGATGAGCTGCGACGCTACGGCATAAAGTTTACGCTATTCTATTTTGGCGGTGTGGATTCTCCGTTTTGGGATAATGTGAGTTTGAAGGTAGACAGGTCAAAAATGCTGACTACCGAAACTGCTGCAAATGCGATTATGTTTGCTCTTTCGGCTGACCCGCAAGCTGTGCCGATGGAGATTAATATTCAGCCGGAAAGTCATTTGTTCTTTTAG
- a CDS encoding RNA-guided endonuclease InsQ/TnpB family protein encodes MLNLTYEYKLIPTDAQRQTFDQWLNICRKVYNFGLRERKDWVNSRKCDINSCSIKQEYIIPDDAPRPTFARQCKSLAQAKKLIPELKLPHTHVLQQALRQLEAAFVAMWERGHGFPRFKKRMRSFVFPQLNLESVKRFDGADWVNLPKIGPVKMHLSRPIPQGFDVKQIRVVKRASGYVAMLSLQCDVAVPQASPSGHGLGIDLGLKHFLATSDGELIDRPRFFVDGQRKLKLLQRQLKRKKKGSRKFRQIQHQIALHHEYISNSRKDFHFKTAHHLCTWAQTIFAEDLNLKAMSAGMMSKHTLDSGFGQFLNILGHVCFQRGAYFAKVDPNGTSQTCPRCQTHTGKKELSERVHRCQTCGYETNRDVAAAQVVLQRGYTAVGQIAVNFGEG; translated from the coding sequence ATGTTAAATCTCACCTACGAATACAAGCTCATTCCTACCGACGCGCAACGCCAAACTTTCGACCAGTGGCTCAATATTTGCCGCAAGGTCTACAACTTTGGATTGCGAGAACGAAAAGATTGGGTTAATTCTCGTAAGTGTGATATCAACTCGTGCAGCATTAAGCAGGAATACATTATCCCGGATGATGCACCGCGTCCAACCTTTGCCCGTCAATGCAAATCATTGGCCCAAGCAAAGAAGTTAATTCCTGAGTTGAAACTGCCTCACACCCATGTCTTGCAGCAGGCGTTGCGCCAACTAGAGGCAGCGTTTGTGGCGATGTGGGAACGAGGACACGGTTTTCCTAGATTCAAAAAGCGGATGCGCTCATTTGTGTTCCCTCAATTGAATCTAGAATCCGTTAAACGATTTGATGGTGCCGATTGGGTCAACCTGCCCAAGATAGGCCCGGTAAAAATGCACCTGTCGCGTCCAATCCCTCAAGGCTTTGATGTCAAGCAAATTCGCGTTGTTAAGAGGGCTTCTGGTTACGTAGCCATGCTCAGTTTGCAATGTGATGTCGCAGTGCCTCAAGCCTCACCTTCAGGGCATGGATTAGGGATTGATTTAGGGTTAAAACATTTTTTGGCAACTTCTGATGGTGAATTGATTGATAGACCTAGATTTTTTGTGGATGGACAACGCAAGCTGAAATTGCTGCAACGTCAACTCAAGCGCAAGAAAAAAGGTTCTAGGAAGTTTCGTCAAATTCAACACCAAATAGCCTTGCACCACGAATACATCTCGAACAGCCGCAAAGACTTTCATTTCAAAACCGCACATCATTTATGTACCTGGGCCCAAACAATATTTGCTGAGGACTTAAACCTCAAAGCAATGTCAGCCGGAATGATGAGCAAGCACACGCTTGATTCCGGGTTTGGTCAGTTCCTGAATATCTTGGGTCATGTTTGCTTTCAGCGAGGTGCATACTTTGCAAAAGTAGACCCAAACGGAACAAGTCAAACTTGTCCCAGATGTCAAACTCATACAGGCAAAAAAGAACTATCCGAACGGGTACATAGATGTCAAACCTGTGGCTATGAAACGAATCGAGATGTGGCAGCCGCGCAAGTGGTGTTGCAGCGCGGATATACAGCGGTTGGGCAAATCGCAGTGAATTTTGGGGAGGGCTAG
- the pgeF gene encoding peptidoglycan editing factor PgeF — protein sequence MTVAGDRLTNFPDSECAGGADGISWDWQSSEGLPYLTCSLLSRWSHGFFTRDFSPQGPIDLTEVLEPGAKVYRLQQVHGNAVLKTTELSPVAAPGPETAASSYAEADGLVAERELEALWVCSADCVPVLIADDRTGLVAAVHAGWRGTAAKILPEAIAQLVAQGSQLENLKIAMGPAIAGEVYQVSVEVAAELGATIAPLSAVSATADGMLEFLHQLPETPVLADPEPGKVRLDVRLCNALQLQQLGIDLSQVAIAPFCTYSDSARFFSYRRDRLKKVQWSGIVSASRTSSF from the coding sequence ATGACTGTAGCTGGCGATCGCTTGACAAATTTTCCAGACTCTGAGTGCGCCGGAGGGGCTGACGGTATCAGTTGGGACTGGCAGAGTTCTGAAGGCTTGCCCTATCTGACTTGCAGCTTGCTTTCTCGCTGGTCTCACGGCTTTTTTACTCGCGATTTCTCGCCCCAGGGGCCGATCGATCTGACGGAGGTTCTCGAACCTGGAGCTAAGGTTTACCGACTCCAACAGGTACACGGCAATGCGGTACTTAAAACCACTGAGTTGTCCCCGGTTGCGGCTCCGGGCCCGGAAACCGCTGCCTCAAGCTATGCTGAGGCTGATGGCTTGGTGGCAGAGCGAGAATTGGAGGCGTTGTGGGTTTGCTCGGCTGACTGCGTGCCGGTGCTGATTGCTGACGATCGCACGGGACTGGTTGCGGCAGTTCACGCGGGTTGGCGCGGGACTGCTGCTAAGATATTACCAGAGGCGATCGCTCAACTTGTGGCACAAGGCAGTCAACTAGAAAATCTGAAGATTGCTATGGGGCCGGCGATCGCTGGAGAGGTTTACCAGGTATCTGTGGAAGTGGCAGCGGAACTGGGAGCCACCATTGCTCCTTTGAGTGCCGTTAGTGCAACAGCCGACGGCATGCTAGAGTTTTTGCACCAACTCCCCGAAACGCCTGTCTTGGCCGATCCAGAACCGGGAAAGGTACGCTTGGATGTTCGCCTCTGCAATGCTCTGCAATTGCAGCAGTTGGGAATCGATCTTTCTCAAGTGGCGATCGCTCCTTTCTGTACTTATTCTGACTCGGCTCGCTTTTTTTCGTACCGCCGCGATCGACTTAAAAAAGTCCAGTGGTCGGGAATTGTGAGTGCCAGCAGGACAAGTTCCTTCTGA
- a CDS encoding HAD family hydrolase, giving the protein MLRLITDFDGPIMDVSDRYYRVYQQCLAETQRSGQPVRELPKAEFWDMKRARVPETEIAILSGLDAAQARDFAQKRRQTVHTLPYMIYDRPVPTAVETLEKLQRAGVDLAVMTMRRVRELDEAFNRCNLGQFFPENRRYCLPNDYVKTGDVKDKPLLMARALAELPPASDTWMVGDTEADIVAAKTHGVKVIGVLCGIRDRTQLEMHQPDLIANNLSEAVEIILDSQ; this is encoded by the coding sequence ATGCTGAGACTTATTACCGACTTTGACGGCCCGATTATGGACGTGTCCGATCGCTACTACCGAGTTTACCAGCAGTGTCTCGCCGAGACTCAGCGTTCGGGCCAACCAGTGCGCGAACTCCCCAAAGCCGAGTTTTGGGACATGAAGCGCGCGCGGGTTCCCGAAACCGAAATCGCCATCCTCTCAGGATTAGATGCAGCCCAAGCCCGCGATTTTGCCCAGAAACGCCGTCAAACCGTCCACACCCTACCCTACATGATTTACGATCGACCAGTTCCCACCGCTGTGGAAACTCTCGAAAAGCTGCAGCGCGCTGGAGTAGACTTAGCGGTGATGACCATGCGCCGCGTTAGGGAACTAGATGAAGCCTTCAACCGCTGCAATTTAGGGCAATTTTTCCCAGAAAACCGCCGCTATTGCCTCCCCAACGATTACGTTAAAACCGGGGATGTCAAAGATAAGCCCCTGTTGATGGCAAGAGCTCTCGCCGAACTGCCGCCGGCTTCTGACACTTGGATGGTTGGCGATACGGAGGCAGATATCGTAGCAGCAAAAACGCACGGTGTCAAGGTAATTGGTGTTTTGTGCGGCATTCGGGATCGCACCCAACTAGAAATGCACCAACCGGATTTAATTGCTAACAATTTGAGCGAAGCAGTGGAGATTATTTTAGATAGTCAGTAG
- the hppD gene encoding 4-hydroxyphenylpyruvate dioxygenase, which produces MEFDRIHFYVENAKISRDWFVSRLGFQSIAGYANSHSHTEVVSSGNVCFVLSSPLTSASPAASWLKFHPPGIGDVGFRVKNIELAVARAAAEGGKILEPIQEDLNEGGYFKRAKIAGWGDLSHTLVERIGGHSRLSASPKLPVFTLIDHVVLNVESGDLSSAVSWYQKILGFQPQQNFDIQTQKSALRSQVMVHAEGGVQFPINEPASANSQIQEFLSANRGPGIQHMALQTNNIVRVVADLRSRGLPFLPVPPTYYSELQQRQNYLPADWPAIASSEVLADWQEDTPAAMLLQIFTQPIFAEPTFFFEIIERRVSLVNGIQVQAGGFGAGNFRALFEAIEREQMKRGSLIDD; this is translated from the coding sequence ATGGAGTTCGATCGCATTCACTTTTACGTTGAAAATGCTAAAATATCCCGCGACTGGTTTGTCAGCCGCTTAGGCTTTCAATCAATAGCAGGTTATGCCAACAGTCACAGTCACACTGAGGTTGTCAGCAGCGGCAATGTATGTTTTGTTTTATCTTCGCCCCTAACTTCTGCTAGTCCCGCTGCTAGTTGGTTGAAGTTTCATCCTCCAGGGATTGGCGATGTGGGTTTTCGGGTAAAAAATATCGAATTAGCGGTAGCTAGAGCGGCTGCCGAAGGCGGTAAAATCCTGGAACCGATTCAAGAAGACCTAAACGAAGGAGGCTATTTTAAGCGGGCAAAAATCGCTGGTTGGGGAGATTTAAGCCACACGCTGGTTGAGCGAATTGGCGGTCATTCACGACTATCGGCTTCTCCTAAGCTGCCGGTGTTTACCCTAATCGACCACGTAGTGTTAAACGTTGAATCTGGCGATTTGTCAAGTGCTGTTAGTTGGTATCAAAAAATATTAGGTTTTCAACCGCAGCAAAATTTTGACATTCAGACTCAGAAGTCGGCTTTGCGGAGCCAAGTTATGGTGCACGCTGAAGGTGGGGTGCAATTTCCGATTAATGAACCGGCATCAGCTAATTCTCAAATTCAAGAGTTTTTGAGTGCAAATCGGGGGCCGGGTATTCAGCACATGGCTTTGCAAACTAATAATATTGTGCGGGTTGTTGCCGATTTGCGATCGCGCGGTTTGCCTTTTCTGCCTGTTCCTCCAACATACTACTCCGAATTGCAGCAGCGGCAAAACTATTTGCCCGCAGATTGGCCAGCAATTGCAAGTTCTGAAGTTTTGGCAGATTGGCAAGAAGATACTCCCGCAGCGATGCTGCTGCAAATCTTTACCCAGCCAATTTTTGCAGAACCGACTTTCTTTTTCGAGATTATTGAGCGCCGAGTTAGTTTAGTTAACGGCATACAGGTGCAAGCAGGAGGTTTTGGGGCGGGGAATTTTAGAGCTTTGTTTGAGGCAATTGAACGCGAACAAATGAAGAGGGGAAGTTTGATAGATGATTGA
- a CDS encoding M23 family metallopeptidase, whose translation MKPVPDKQITAPLNTKQQKKNPTGVPTRSRLLSDRSLLVGLGCLASLGLLSKGVVWAQAETPPAEQAVPGAADLQPLFEAPLPPPEPSYSQGSPEPDPAPQAEVPQSEPFDAKPPSEPEYASEPPPTKYYLPEPALIPLPEATAQEPPFEAPVNPAHAEIDHTDYSVGATSEYEAPTRIEFAERSNGCQGVDGLCAPPPVSEPVTADAGEPNYRQETPIADDRYIAAPPPRNRPESLPGDVRETVAGNSSGNPVGKLGQAVQQIGSQVWRDSNPPESAYAPPRYSANAGYSADTGYSAANIGYSADTGYSADAGYYAGSASYGGGAPAPSMGLGPVQVGAVSVSSGSNTGFAYYNLTPRPAGLPGNGNTSLLFPLSIAAEITSPFGWRTHPVMGYGRFHTGTDLGAPMGTPVLAAYAGQVAIADWLGGYGLTVVLNHSKKSQETLYGHLSELFVKPGEWVKQGETIGRVGSTGMSTGPHLHFEVRQMTDQGWVAIDPGSQLEFALAKMIGTLETAKVPQMPKMVEIQTASGLKDLESDLPQLPPLPLGMDIEVHNLQPPFPELLKAEISKPKDAQAVKPKTQKQASR comes from the coding sequence GTGAAACCAGTTCCAGACAAGCAAATAACAGCCCCTTTGAACACCAAACAGCAAAAAAAGAACCCTACAGGCGTCCCGACTCGATCGCGCCTTTTGTCCGATCGCTCACTGCTGGTGGGACTGGGTTGCCTTGCCAGTCTGGGACTGCTCAGCAAAGGCGTAGTTTGGGCTCAAGCCGAAACTCCGCCAGCAGAACAAGCCGTCCCCGGCGCAGCAGACCTCCAGCCATTATTTGAAGCTCCTCTCCCGCCCCCAGAACCCTCATACAGCCAAGGGTCGCCAGAACCAGACCCTGCACCGCAGGCAGAAGTTCCGCAGTCCGAGCCTTTCGATGCCAAACCGCCGTCAGAGCCCGAGTACGCCAGCGAACCACCTCCGACCAAATACTATCTGCCGGAACCCGCGCTGATTCCCCTGCCCGAAGCGACGGCCCAGGAGCCGCCTTTTGAAGCGCCAGTTAACCCAGCGCACGCTGAAATCGACCACACAGACTACAGCGTTGGCGCTACCAGCGAGTACGAAGCGCCAACCAGAATAGAGTTTGCAGAACGATCGAACGGCTGCCAAGGAGTTGACGGTTTGTGTGCGCCTCCTCCTGTTTCCGAGCCGGTGACGGCAGATGCAGGAGAACCCAACTACAGACAGGAAACTCCGATCGCAGACGACCGTTATATTGCAGCCCCTCCTCCTCGAAATCGGCCAGAAAGCCTTCCGGGCGATGTTCGAGAAACTGTTGCGGGAAATAGTAGCGGGAATCCTGTGGGTAAACTCGGTCAAGCCGTTCAACAAATAGGAAGCCAGGTTTGGAGGGATTCAAACCCACCGGAATCTGCTTACGCACCCCCGCGCTACTCGGCTAACGCTGGATACTCCGCAGACACCGGCTACTCGGCTGCTAACATCGGCTACTCCGCAGACACTGGATACTCCGCAGACGCTGGGTATTATGCCGGATCTGCATCTTACGGCGGCGGCGCTCCAGCGCCCAGCATGGGACTCGGGCCCGTTCAAGTCGGTGCGGTTAGTGTCAGCAGCGGCAGCAATACCGGTTTTGCTTACTACAATCTCACGCCGCGTCCTGCAGGCCTGCCCGGAAATGGCAACACCAGCTTGCTGTTTCCGCTATCTATTGCTGCGGAAATTACTTCGCCGTTTGGGTGGCGGACTCATCCGGTTATGGGCTACGGCAGGTTTCACACCGGAACAGACTTGGGGGCGCCGATGGGAACGCCCGTACTGGCGGCCTATGCGGGTCAAGTGGCGATCGCAGATTGGTTGGGCGGCTACGGTTTGACTGTGGTTCTCAACCACAGCAAAAAGTCTCAGGAAACTCTCTACGGCCACCTTTCGGAACTGTTTGTGAAACCGGGAGAGTGGGTAAAACAGGGAGAGACCATCGGCCGCGTCGGCAGTACGGGAATGTCTACAGGGCCTCACCTCCACTTCGAGGTTCGGCAAATGACTGACCAGGGTTGGGTGGCGATCGACCCGGGCTCTCAGCTAGAATTCGCTCTGGCAAAAATGATCGGCACTTTGGAAACCGCCAAAGTACCCCAAATGCCGAAAATGGTGGAAATACAAACCGCTAGCGGACTCAAGGATTTGGAAAGCGATCTGCCTCAGCTTCCCCCTCTGCCGCTGGGAATGGACATCGAAGTTCACAACCTCCAGCCGCCATTCCCCGAACTGTTAAAAGCTGAGATTTCTAAGCCCAAAGATGCCCAAGCAGTCAAACCCAAAACTCAGAAGCAAGCTAGCAGGTAA
- a CDS encoding GNAT family N-acetyltransferase encodes MIVREAKIADAPAIARVNLDTWRTAYRKIVPTDYLAQQSYEKAESRWQEILVNVKNTGVFVCVAENESGEIVGFAAGGCERTGKYIYKGELFAIYILEEYQRQGIGRQLVRTVATKLAELSLNSMLVWVLGDNPAYRFYEFLGGEKVDEQQTSRAGVALKEIAYGWKDIAVLINTAL; translated from the coding sequence ATGATTGTGAGAGAAGCTAAAATCGCTGACGCACCTGCAATCGCACGGGTTAATCTAGATACTTGGCGGACAGCTTACCGAAAAATTGTACCGACAGATTACCTCGCGCAACAGTCCTATGAAAAAGCAGAAAGCCGTTGGCAAGAAATCCTGGTCAACGTCAAAAATACTGGGGTTTTTGTCTGCGTTGCTGAGAATGAATCGGGAGAAATTGTGGGTTTTGCTGCGGGTGGTTGCGAGCGCACGGGCAAATATATATATAAAGGAGAATTATTTGCCATCTATATTTTGGAGGAATATCAGCGTCAAGGAATCGGACGGCAACTCGTGAGAACAGTTGCCACTAAATTGGCAGAATTAAGTTTGAACTCGATGCTAGTTTGGGTACTAGGAGACAATCCAGCCTACAGGTTTTATGAATTCTTAGGAGGTGAAAAAGTAGACGAACAGCAAACAAGTAGAGCAGGAGTTGCACTCAAAGAAATTGCCTACGGGTGGAAAGATATCGCAGTGCTGATTAACACGGCTTTATGA
- a CDS encoding diguanylate cyclase domain-containing protein, whose translation MNILLYKLLSLRRIEYIAVDRELKIKEISLKVQDFAYIHEEAAEGKDVRDSFPELIGLEGILEGIIEEREQDFQLKSITRVLKDGSYLYLNLYIFGYKGQANGDRLIILCEDVTDSIAAQQSMVQAANENSIKADYLAATGDYIDKIINSLGDVLFVTGTSGKIKKVNQAAQQLFGYTESELIGKSISMITAEEELLRKVSQLPPALKSQYWPQVKVACQTKIGLKLIVAFSCSTFETSIGSKDTESGVIQDFVYIGKDITKQQRIKKCQEAQYAVTHILSESSSLDNATPRILQAICQSFGWDLGELWTPAEAETDTRLGAEIKSEKQPLWCLQLCCPIEETPCWRRVAVWQPGEEVSEFAENDPQITLAAGEGLPGAVSRSGSTQWITDIVADRNFVRSRLAEAAGLRSGFGFPIHAKGQVVGVMTFFCREELQPDQDLLQIIAVVSSQLGEFVKRKYAEQELQEAEASIRFLYEQEKRQSEELARQNLALEQAKLELQAANMELQRLAAVDGLTQIPNRRCFDKKLELEWQLMEREQESLSLILCDIDFFKLYNDRYGHQGGDECLKQVAQILASNAQRAGDLAARYGGEEFAVIVSRTDVQGAKRVAESIRRDLKAAAIFHAASKVSKFITLSMGIATTVPAAGLSIEELIGQADRALYRAKLEGRDRIVCLDLKREFQGPKGVCSDDCERS comes from the coding sequence ATGAATATTCTTCTTTATAAGCTGTTATCCTTACGCAGGATTGAATACATCGCAGTCGATCGGGAACTTAAGATTAAAGAAATATCTTTGAAAGTGCAAGATTTTGCCTACATTCATGAGGAAGCAGCCGAAGGAAAGGACGTGCGCGATAGTTTTCCTGAACTGATCGGACTTGAAGGAATCCTTGAAGGCATTATTGAAGAACGAGAGCAAGACTTTCAGTTAAAATCAATTACGCGAGTTCTCAAAGACGGATCTTATTTGTATCTAAATTTGTACATTTTTGGTTATAAGGGACAAGCCAACGGTGACAGATTGATTATTTTATGCGAAGATGTGACAGATAGCATTGCAGCTCAGCAAAGCATGGTTCAGGCGGCCAACGAAAACAGTATTAAAGCCGATTATTTAGCTGCGACTGGCGATTATATTGACAAAATTATTAATTCCCTAGGTGATGTTTTGTTCGTAACAGGAACATCGGGTAAAATCAAAAAAGTGAATCAAGCTGCACAGCAATTATTTGGATATACCGAATCGGAATTAATCGGCAAATCCATATCCATGATTACGGCAGAGGAGGAATTGTTACGCAAAGTCAGCCAGCTACCTCCTGCACTTAAAAGCCAATATTGGCCTCAAGTAAAAGTAGCTTGCCAAACGAAAATAGGTTTAAAGCTGATTGTCGCGTTTTCATGCTCTACTTTCGAGACAAGCATAGGAAGCAAGGATACAGAGAGCGGGGTTATACAAGATTTTGTTTATATCGGCAAAGACATTACCAAGCAACAACGCATAAAAAAGTGTCAAGAAGCACAGTATGCTGTTACTCATATCCTGTCAGAATCAAGTTCTCTAGATAACGCAACTCCGAGAATTTTGCAAGCTATTTGCCAAAGTTTTGGGTGGGATCTGGGCGAGCTTTGGACGCCTGCAGAGGCGGAGACAGACACTAGATTGGGTGCGGAAATAAAATCTGAAAAACAGCCGCTTTGGTGCCTGCAGCTCTGCTGTCCGATCGAGGAAACTCCTTGTTGGCGGCGGGTGGCAGTTTGGCAGCCAGGGGAAGAAGTTAGCGAGTTTGCCGAAAACGACCCGCAGATTACTTTGGCGGCGGGTGAGGGTTTGCCCGGAGCGGTTTCCAGAAGCGGTTCTACGCAGTGGATTACCGATATTGTGGCCGATCGCAATTTCGTGCGATCGCGCTTGGCCGAGGCAGCGGGACTGCGATCGGGATTCGGTTTCCCCATTCACGCTAAAGGCCAAGTTGTAGGAGTAATGACTTTTTTTTGCCGGGAAGAACTGCAACCGGATCAAGATTTACTTCAGATCATAGCTGTGGTAAGTTCTCAATTAGGAGAATTTGTCAAGCGCAAATATGCGGAGCAAGAATTGCAAGAAGCTGAAGCTTCAATCCGATTTTTGTACGAACAAGAAAAACGGCAAAGTGAAGAATTAGCTCGGCAAAATTTAGCTTTAGAACAAGCAAAATTAGAATTACAAGCAGCTAACATGGAATTGCAGCGGCTCGCTGCGGTGGATGGATTGACTCAAATTCCCAACCGCCGCTGTTTTGACAAAAAATTGGAGTTAGAATGGCAGTTGATGGAGCGAGAACAAGAGTCGCTGTCTTTAATTTTGTGCGATATCGATTTTTTCAAACTTTACAACGATCGTTACGGGCATCAAGGAGGCGACGAATGTTTAAAACAAGTAGCCCAGATTTTAGCTAGCAACGCTCAGCGGGCAGGAGATTTAGCCGCCCGCTACGGCGGCGAAGAATTTGCGGTAATTGTGTCGCGAACTGATGTGCAAGGAGCAAAGCGGGTAGCTGAATCAATTCGCAGGGATTTGAAAGCTGCGGCAATTTTTCATGCTGCTTCCAAGGTAAGTAAGTTTATAACTCTCAGTATGGGAATCGCTACTACTGTACCTGCTGCTGGTTTGTCGATCGAGGAGTTAATTGGACAAGCCGATCGAGCCCTGTATCGAGCTAAACTAGAAGGGCGCGATCGTATAGTTTGCCTAGATTTGAAAAGAGAATTTCAGGGCCCGAAAGGAGTATGTTCTGATGATTGTGAGAGAAGCTAA